The region AACGGCGCTCTCGTGTACTCAAGAATAACCACATGAACAAAGACAACTCCTATATGCAACTTAGACTACGATTTACACTGCGCTGGATTCCCTGCTTCACCCGCCTTTTTTCACTGTTGAacagttttttttttgagggaccACTTTTGAACCTAATTTTACAACCACAAACCGAGACTTTAATAAATCGCCTGCAAGCGAGACTGCAACAACAACTAATTGCACCCAATAGAAATTTACGTCAAATTAATAGTAGTGGGGCTCAAAAGATCAGTCTCGAGCCCAAGCGACGAATTCGACGGTTGCACAGCTCCTATCCTATCCAGCACCGGCCTTCTCGGCCGATCGATTTGCGACGCCGTGCTAGTCAGCATAGCGACAACCGTGGACATGGTTGGCCTTTCGCAGGGCGTCTCCTGGACACAGAGGAGCCCAATTTGGATGCATCGTTTTAGCTCAGACAATAGCTCAGGCTCGGACTTGGCGAGTGGCACCACTGCGGTGTCGAGAAGCTCCACGGTCCTGTTCTGTTCCCACAGTTCCCATGCCTGCCAAAAAGATTTGCCAAGTTATGTCTTACTTCATCTCATGAAGGAAAATATTAAAATTGGACTGAGTGCCCGAACATCAACATCAATATATATTGTACGTGCATGTTCGTGCCATAGTTTGCGAATAAATATGAATTTCTGAAGTATCTAAGCTTACATGAGAAAGGAGCCTCTGCAAGCCACCATTCCTTTCCCCGCTGAGTGTCTCCAAGAGGACGACTCCGAAGCTGTAGACATCACACTTCAGCGTCATATCCCCTCTCCGTGCATACTCTGGAGCTGCGTATCCCCTTTTCAAAGAACTCAACAACGTTAGGTACATGTCTGGTGGTGAAGTTGCATATATATTTGACTACTTACGGTGAAACTACAATTGTTTGATCAGGCCCTGCCTGGTCGACGACAAACAGCTTGGCGGTGCCAAAGTCGGCAATTTTAGGCTTCCACTCATCGTCTAGGAGAATGTTCCCGGGCTTGAGGTCCCGGTGGATTACACTCTCACCCGATCCTCCATGTAGGTACGCAACACCATGCGCGATGCCATGCAATAACTCCAACCTTCTTGCCCAGTTCAATAAAGCACGTAGTTTAGGTATACCTGTGAGTGTCAAATGTGTTATTAGATGCCTACACCTACTATGATAATATTCATAAATAGTGCATTTAAAAAGGTAAAAGTTCATTTTACTCCCCTAAGTGTACACATTGAAGTCTAGCTGTTTCTAGCTCACTTAACCCCTGACTGTCCATCCTAGAGCACGTCACCCTTTGCCAAAAAAAGATCTCGGATGTGATAGCTTATGGTGTTTGGTGGGCTCAAATATAATTTGAGAGGGTAAGTGGGTCAAGCTAATAAGTCAGGGGAACAATTAGGGAATAAGGGGCGAGTGGACTTAGGAGGTGCATGCATGTAGGCAGAAGATTACTAAAACTTGAGAGATAGTACACACACAGGAATTAGAcggtctagttttcatgataagttGAGAAATTTCCCGTGTTCTTGTAGCAGTGTGTACCGAATATGTAGACGTTCAGGCTCTTGTTCTGCATGTGTTCATAGATGAGTATTCTCTCCTTGCCTTCGTTACAGTAAGCAAGGAGACGAACAAGATTGCCATGCCGGAGCCCGGCCATCACTTCCACTTCTCTCCCGAAATCCTTCTTGCCTTTCGTGGTTAGTGCTGACTGTTTAAGCCTCTTGACAGCGATCATTCTTCCTTCAGGCAGCAGCCCCTGTTGATTTTGAAATTTTAGATGATACGAATTGAGTTGTAGAGTTTGCAATGGatggttttatatatgaaaaaccaTGTGAAGGATATAgtcatgcatgagtttctcgaacAGTACAAGATATATAGACCCACACACATCACAAACCCCAAATCACACTTACACACGAGGTTTCGCTCATATCTCTTTAGTAGAAAAAGAACTAACCTTGTAAATGATACTAAATCCGCCCTGGCCTATAATGTTACTTTCAGAGAAGTTTTCAGTGACCTCCTTTATAATGCTTAGATTAACTGAAGGAACGGCCATAGCAGGATTCTGAGGGATAGCACCTGCAACAAGAACATACTGTATTGATTATCATGCTCGAAATTGTGTTACAACATGTATAAGTCTGGCAAGGCATCAGTGGTATGAGATCTAAGAAAATCAAGTCACGATTAATAGTGAGTTGTTGGATCTCCATCGAACAATCACTGGCAAAAGAAAACAAATTATATGGGATAAAAAAAGGATTTTTATGAGACTAATCTAGCAGTGGCTAAGTTCACTAGACCAAGACTTGGAGAAATCCAGACCCTGCCAGAAGTTTCATGGCAGCCTATGCAACTATTCTAAGAAAAATTGTTCCATAGGCTGAACGGCAAGAACATGTTAGGGATGCGCATGCGCTAGTTAAGTTTGTGACCTCCCTCTCTGAGGGCGGGCATATTTGGTTTGCCACCTCTCTAGCCCAGTTTGTATCCCTAATAACATTATAGGGGAATAAAGTTCTCTTTTCCTTCAAAAGAACTCTTGAGGCCTCGTTTGATAGGAAGGGATTGCAGAGGTTTTAGGAGGGGGGGATTTCAGGGGATTTGGTGAATGCCCCTCTTCCACCCAATCCCCTCAAAACCCCTTGAATTCTCAAAACCCTTCCTTTCATAATTCTCTTTGTTTAAAATTTCTATTTGGTAGAAAGGGTTTGTCATGTTGACATAACATGGTGTAGAACATTTAAAAATCCAATCTTTACCATTTAACAAACTCCCCTTATATCCTTGATACAGAATTACAAAGGTCATCTAATATAAATGAGACAAAGTTGCTATAGGGAAATAATTTAGCAGCAGTTTACAAAAGCAGCATGTTCAGCCCTCACAACCAAGAAGTCAACAAAGCACTGACAATCTTCTACCACACAAACTAATACTACTACTTCTACTTGCAGATAAGCAGAGTCAACAGTAGAGATACATCAGCCAGCCACAATCATCACATCAACCGACCCATCAACAGTCTAGGAGGAGGTGAACTTGGTGAATAACATGACAATTAATTCAGGCTGAATAACAACCAGTATAAGCACCAATGTTACAAGAGTCTACATTATCCTCCAACATATAAATCGAATATGTTGTTATGTTAGCTCCATCAACTTGCTCTAGTACAGAGATATGCCACCAAAATAAACTGGGTTTTCTAAGCCCATCAACTTGCTCTAATGGTTCAGTTAGCTTATCATATAAGTTGTTACTACTACATGTTACAAATTATGATTATAAGTTGTAATACAAGCTCTGAAATAAAATGCTACGATCACTAAATGAACACGACTTTTATATANNNNNNNNNNNNNNNNNNNNNNNNNNNNNNNNNNNNNNNNNNNNNNNNNNNNNNNNNNNNNNNNNNNNNNNNNNNNNNNNNNNNNNNNNNNNNNNNNNNNNNNNNNNNNNNNNNNNNNNNNNNNNNNNNNNNNNNNNNNNNNNNNNNNNNNNNNNNNNNNNNNNNNNNNNNNNNNNNNNNNNNNNNNTGTAAGCTGCAGTTCGAGAGTTAAAGAAAAAAATGTTGTTTGTActgaagaaaaagaaaaggtgCTTGGTTATAACACTGGCTGCTGTCTAAAAAAGAGATACAGTAGATCCCAACTTTTTGAGCTACCATTTTCAGATCTAAGAAAAAAAATCTGTAATGGTTATCCGACTACTCACCACAAAAATCACATATAAGAACATTCGTCCAAAAATTTCAAGACCAAATTATACTGAATATCAGGGAGGCACCCATCCAAATATATTATACAAATTGCATTGTAATCATGGTAGTAATTCTAATACTGTTCTCAGGAGGGAACTTAAATGTATATGCTATCTGTAGTAAACCAAGCATTGCAAATGCAGAGAATCAAAATTAACAACTAGTTCAATGGTGAGGTGAGGATCATGGTACACACACCACATACATTCAGTTAGCAAAAATCAGCAGGCATGGAGGGGGAAAATTAAGTGGAGATGCCAAGTCGTGTTCATAGAAGGCAAGCACGAGGAGGTAAGAAGGATTGGATGGAGCGAAGAAGATGCGTCGCAGTGGGAGGACGGCGTGCTCCGGCGGACCACCACCAAGTCAAGTGACGGTGAGGGTAGGTGTGGCCATGGCGGCTGGAGGAAGGCTCCATGGGGGACAGGAGGGGGTGGCGCGGATGTACGTACCAGACGCATCGGAagctgcgggcggcggggcggcggaggctacggcggcggcggagcgtcaTAGGAGCTCTGTCTCGGTTCGTCTCAGTTCCCTGAGGGCACCGACGTGTTTTCTGAACCGCGTGGCTTGAAAGGGTGGGGATTGGAGGGGCTCGCGCGGACAAAACCCTGCATGCCAAACGAGTCGTCGAGGATTTTTGAGGTTTCTGACCCCCTCGAGGATTATCCTCTCAGACCCCCCTCAAAACTCCTCTACCAAACGAGGCCTGAAGAGGTTATGGACTTGAGTGTTAAAATTCTAGAAATGGGGATATTTTTCCCTCGCCAAAATGACCATAATATGAAAGAAATTATGGATATACTTTAAATCTAGTCTAGAAATTTTAAAGTATTTTATACGTCACCCACCGTAATTTTTGAAATTTTGTCGAAATATAAAACCATGTTTAAACCGTTGAAAATTATCTTGCACTTTTCCTTTTTCTCCATGTGAAGTAATAGTAACACTGAGCCATCAGAGTAGAAATTACCTATGATTCTGCGTTTCCGTCTCCACCAAATCAGAGAGACGACCAGAAGAACAACGACACCAGAAGCTACGGGTGCGACAACAAGTAGAGTAGGAAACTCTTTCTGGTCATCTGTTATGGCAGCAACGGTGACTGTGAGTTTAAACATGCATAAACTAAAATTTGGAACTCTTTTATGTCCAACATGCATGTCTAAATCGAGTCAAGACAAAGAACAAACGTGAATGGATAATCTGTACATACCGAATTCTGATTTTGACAGCCTCAGGAAGAGATCCTGCCCCCCGTCGACGAGGCGTAGATCAACGATGGCATCCGCCCACATGACGCAGCCGGTGCCGTCGCCGCCTCCCCGGATATCGGCCGCGGCGTAGGCCCGGCACGAGCAGTCGGCGAGGCACCTCGCCCTGCACCCCTCTAGGGTGACGTTCATGTCCACCGACGCGTTCTGCGTGTCAGGAAGCTTCACGCGCCGCACCACCGCGTAGCCGTCCGTCGTCGCCCCGCCGGCACAGTCCAGCGCCGCGTCTCGTCGGCACCCGCCCGCCGCGGTGTCCTTCACCTCCTGAGCCGACAGCGACGGGGTCCCGGCGGCAGCAGGCCTGCTGAACCCCACGACGCAGCCGCAGAACCCCGACGACGCCGCCTCGGGGTCGCAGAGGCCGAACGGCCCGCACCGCGCGTAGGTGTCGCACTGGTCCCGCGGCCCCTTGAACAAGGGCTTCCACGCCCGGATGCCCGCGTCCCACATCAGCCGCTCCACGTCGCCGGTGTGGTTCACCACGACGCGGGTCAGCGGCGCGCCGGGCTTGGCGGTGTACCCGTAGGTTATCTCCCACGGGCTCGTCGTCGCCCGCAGCGTGTACTTGTCCGCGTACGCCGTCACCTCCGGGACGCCGTTGAAGTAGAGCCCGTTCCACGGGCCCGTGCGGTACCTCTTCACGTCTCCTTGCCACAGGACGATGTCCGGCAGCCCCTTGGTCTCCAGCGTGCGGCGGTAGGCCCCCGGAGACGGGTCGTCGGCGGAGCTCCACGCCGTGAGCTGCCACTCGGCTCCGGTCCAGAGGTCCTTGCCCAGCTTCATGTCGGGCAGCAAGGTGTCCGACGGGTGGTCGAACGACTGCCACAGGGCGGCGTCGCTGCTGTCATTGTGCACGACCAGGTTGCCGGAGTCGAGAAGCTGAACCACCGCGGCGGAGGCGGCCATGAAGTTCGGTGACCACGCCGTCCGGCGAGAGCCATCGACCAGGACGAGGCTGCTCAGGTCGTCGAACACCAGCGTGCCGGACTTGTCGAGCAGAGGCTGGTCGCGGTTGGCGACCCAGCAGACGGTGTCGTTGGACACGGAGAACCATATGCCGAGGTACCTCTTGCTCTTGGTGGACGCCCCGGGAGAGAAGAACCCCAGGGTGAAGGAGCCGTCCGGCGAGACGAGCGTGTCGCCGTCGGTGAGGTTCTGGCCCTTCTCGAACCTGTCACGGACACCGGAGGCGGCGGAGGTTTGGGCCCAAAGGAGGAAGAAAGTGATCAAGAGCAGCTGCGGTAGGAGGTGTAGCTGGCTGGTTGCCCTCATTGCTTTTGCACTGCCCTTGCACCGTAGAGCTCATGCATGGGCCATGGAATATAAACAGTCGAATTGAGAGGATGGTCATGCACTGAAGTTGGTACTCGGCTTGGACCGAGAACATAACATTTTTCATCGAAAATATAACATGTTGCTTTGCCCAATTTACTTGGTAGTAATAGTACATACTAcatcaaaatataagacatttttaaaGCGAGTACTTGATAGAGATGGAAATAAGCTTTGTTTACTATTGGAGCTGGTCAAGAGGCAGTAGCACTGCAATTTTACTattagaagaagggaaacttcccgCATATGGACCCGAAACCAGTAAAATCCAAACAAATACTTTCCGCCGATCAACAGAAGCCAATTTTCCAGGAAGTTGCAACCTCAGTTGGTTTCCTTCAGTGTTGATTTGACAGGGGTGCATATGATAGGGCAATCATGGAGCCAAGAAAATTACTCCATCTCAAACGAGTGGTTCCTCTCTAGAACAATGTAAGCGTGCATGGTTCTAGAGTCATTGGACTAGACCAAAGTGATATGGCTATTACTCCAGTAAAATACAGAGCTGTGTCATCGATCGCTACTGCTACTTGAATACCAAGGATGCCAGCGAGGTAATTTTCAACGTGATGTAACTGAAGCTAGTCTCGTTCAAACCTTTCAAGAGGTTGATTGGTCATCCTGTGATACCAATCCAGTTCAAGTGGATTCTTGAGAGTCCTTCTCAGTCTTAAGGCTCTAAGCAGTAAGCACGTACTTTTGTTTCGATTCTTGTTACGTCATTGGTTGAATATTCTCCTTGGAGTGATTAAAGAATTGCATTCTTGCTAATAGATTATTCATGGTTGTCATATTTTTGTGGAAGTGGTGGTTGTTGGAGGCTTGGAGCCTATAGTGGTTCAATCACAGTGAAAAGGAAAGGCTCTTGGTGAGTTGAACAAAGTTGTAAAATATCCTAAATTCGGAGTAGGCCTCTCCTGGTGTAGGTATCATAGCAAGTTCCATGCACGTAGGTCGCGTGGTACCGTAgttgaagaaaaaaaaagaatagcggtatcataatatgataccatGGCATAACTCATCGAATGAGGAAATTTAATGGCAAATGGATCTCGTACACGACTTCTCATTGAGCTTCCACCTATGAATAAATAAAGTGGCACTAACATACTAGGCAATGATATTGTGCAATGGGTAGGTAGTAGCAGTGGTAACTAAGATAATATCCTTCACTATGATAGTACCCACCATGAGAGCTGTAGAAGCATCTGTTGGCCATGGTTATCCCGTTGGTCAAAAGACAACCTCTCCTGCATCAAAGACGCATGTCAGCAGTGGTTTTAGCTTTAAAATGATCACAGTAACATATAAAAAAGATATAACAAGGAGATGCAATTACTTCCCTTCATATAGACACGTAAGGTTGCATTCTATGTACAAATTCCATGTAAGCTTGATATAACTATCAACTATGCAGTGGGAAGTAATATGTTTGACCTGACTTTGCAGTGGTTTAAAGAAGATATTGCATCACATGTTGCAATTCAGGGTTGTGTGATTTTGTAAGGTTGCATTCTATGTACGAATTTATCATCAAATTCCAAGGCTTGCTGACCTCATAGGATGCAGTTAATTTCAATGTTCCTCATAGGCTTTCAGTTTGTTTATTCAAACCACGTTTGGTGAATATAACAAAACATATTATCATAGTTCACCATAAAGGGAAAAAATCATGATTGTCCTGGTCGCTCAAGGTGACTCGGGTGGCACATCTAGGCCATCGGCACGAGAGCCTCCTTTCTAGTATCTCCTCCTCCACCGCCATGGTGCCATCGTTATGGATTGAGATTATGACCTATAGTGGAGGGGTGAATGGGTCTCCACAAAACTTATTGTTTTACTTTAGTAATTTAGGTTTAACGAATAAATAAGTTCTCCTATATGCAACTACATTGAGTACACCCTATATGACGATATAATATAACAAGCAGGTAAATAACACAAGCAATAGAAGTTGGATAGGAATAAACGACGTATGCAGAGAGAAGGGATATGTCCCAATGTTCACTTTCTTGGAGTGAAGCGGATCACTATTGGAGAGGTACCAAAGGTTTCCCGACGCCACAAAGGCTCACCTTCATCTCCTTAAGCCTCCACTACAAAGTAGGAGCTCAATCACTAATGGACGACCTTACAtggcttccaaaccttcacaaactcgaatGAATCCAAAAACATGGATCCTTATCAGTGACTCCTACCTCCTAGGGGTCTTCGACCTCCAAGAGTATAACAAGGTTGATGGATAAAGCTTGAAGCTTCCTCAACTCATGAAAGTGATTGGTCAAAGAATAGGGGAATCTTGGCGCTTGGCTGGGGCTAGATCCGTCCTCAAATATTTCACTAAACTCTCCAAGAATCAATGGAATTGAGCTTGGGAGACGTGGGGATGAAATATCGCAGGTTTGGTCTAAGAGGCTGAAAGTCACCACCCCTACCCCAAAGTGATGGTGTCGTTTATAAGTAGAGGCGAACTATCTATTTTTTTATACTGAATTACAAGCCAAGACGGTCCGACCATGTAAATGACTCATCGTCTCACATTTCAAAGGTTGTGCACAACCGGACTCGAATCTCAGCCTTGGATGGATTGACCCAAAAGCTAAATGACATGACTTGAGATCAAACGACCTCGGGCAGCCCTAAACAATATGCATGGACGACCCGGCCTGTTAATCACCCCACGACTTGACTTGGTCGCTACTCCAGATCTAGATGGTTCAGCTAACTGGCCTTGATTTCTAACTCGAGGCTGCTCGACCTGGATGGAATTCCTATACTCTGATCTGAGGTCGAGGGACCCTAAACACCCCCGACTACTTTGCTCGGACAATCTAGCAGGAGCTCTGCCTACGCTAGCCCAAAGTGCTTAGTCAGACAATCCGTCCTAAATGGTTCGAATAGTTCGGTCTCCTAAAAGCAGCATTTTCATAATTTTTAAGaaaataagattttttttcctATACAATGATATGAGCAAGCACTTCGCTGACCACAAGCCTAGCTCTCTGGCTGTAACTCAAGAACCGAGAATAAAGGCTACAAAAAATAACCCGCGTAGTCCTATTTAGTATTTTAACTTTTGGTGGGTCATTGATGCTTGACGACCTTCACACATGGAACTAAAATCTGCACATAGACCTATAAGTCTCACTATTCCCTTTTATTTCTCATCATCAATCCCAACAACATATTTAGGAGCCTAGGCGAACTTTCACACCGAGGAAAACCCCACGTCATTGTCGACACCGGGACTTCTTCCCACAGACATAGGGCATGGAAGGCCTTAGAGGGTTGGGTTCCAAGTGGGGGTAGAGATGCTATGGGTATCAGCCCTCGGTGTTGCTTCTAGCCGGTGCGGATCGATGGCTCTCGCTCCTCCAACACCCCCATCATGTAGAAGTAGTTGCGGTTTTGATCAAGGTGGCAGCGATCCTACTTCCCTTGTCATTCCTTGTGGCAGCATGTGGACTCATGATGATATGGTACCGAATTTGGTATCCAACACGTAATGCATTTGCGGTGCCCATTAATGATGTTCGTCAGTGGTGCTTTACAGTCAGTAGCATCATGTCAATCTGGTTGGTGGAGCCTGCACTGCGTAGAGCCCCTTGCTGATAAGAACAAATTTCAGTGAAACTATTCCTATTTCACTCATGGGGCAATGGGTGTTGAGCCAATGCACACTCACCCTCACCCCCACCCTACGCCAACACTAAGTGGATGAGCCCACTCCGGCACCCCACGCCTCACCTCatttttttcttcatttattttcccctttttctttcatttttgtaTTATTTACTTATTTTCCCATTTAAGGAACatttcaaataaattcaaaaatattacaaaatttgtgcctttttttataaaactaaagcTTTCGATTTTGTGGACATTTTAAATATTTGTAACATTCTtaaaactcatgaacatttttctaaaatttTAACTGTTTTCTAAATCCAAAACATTTTTGTTGAAATTCAGTAACATTTTTCTGGACAAATTGAAAATcttaaatattttttcaaaatttctgcATAAACCGGTTTTGCAACAAGACGGAAACCAGCACCGTTTGAAGGAACACCCCTAGTGGGTCAGCCCAGTAGCAGGTTTGTGCGTTTTCTCACTCTTTCTTGATCTATTTCACCTTTTTctctatttttcctttttcttctttttttacatTTTAAAAATTTCTAAAATGAATACATATATTCCACAAAGAACTAATTAAGTTTTGAAAACAAATGTTTATGCAGTGTTACAAACATGTTTGTGCAACTTTTAAAAAATGTTGACTGCTTTTGAAAAAAAAGTTTCAATGCAGATTTGAAAAATGATTAAAACATACAAAAATATATctttgaaaatatgttaaacatgtATTTGGAAACTGTTAAACGGAGACAGAATATTTTTTTGGATGTATACAAAAATATCGGCATGTATAAAAATAGGAGACATGAAACATGTATCTGAAAAAAACATTAATCAGTGTACTTGAAAAATGTTTGtagtatattaaaaaatgttcctTATGTATAAATAAAAATGTACAATGTATATGAAAAAAGTAAAGAGGAAAAATATATACTAAGAATCATGTATTTGGAAGACGTTAAACATGTATAACAATAAAGTTTCATGTGTGTACGAAAAATGTACAACAAGTATGAGAACAAGTAGAGTTAAATAATACTCCGTCCATCCAAAAgaagtgactcaactttatactaactttgtactagTTGAGTCACTTGTTTTGATATAGAGGGAGTATATAACACGGGAAAAAAGACATAAAatatatattttaaaaatgttagtCACATTATTAAAAATTGGTAAATATGTACAAAAAATGCTATTGCTGTATTCAAAAAAAATGTAGACATGAATAACATATATTTGAGAATATGTTAAAATACAAAAAAGATCTTGATGTATAGAAAACATTTACATTTTCTGTGAGAAAAGTCCACGTGCTGAacataaataaaaataataataaaccaGAGAAAATCGTGGAACGAAGTGAAAACCAAAGAGAACCAATGAAAACATGGAGGAAGAGAaccgaagaaaaagaaaaggaaagtggAATAAACCCAAAAATTCCACTGAATCCAATGTAAAAAAGTGGAAAACAGTCAAACAAATGCTGCAGTATTGTGCTAGCCCAATAATGTCGCCCTGTAGGTAAAATAGTGGTAATACGTCTCGGTAAGGGTGACATAGAGCTCCCGTGTTCTCAACTAGGACCATCCCAAAGACACCGACGATCGCGAGAGGGGCTTCGTCTCGCTCGCAGCGAGCGCGAGTAACCCCCCATCTCAAGCAACAAGCTACTGGGACGGCCCAGAAGTGTGCTTCTtcattagttagttagttagtttttaatttttgtttttattattgcttttatttaGAAATATTATAGACATGTAAATAGTAAACTAACTCATTTTCAAAAAAACCAGCGTGAATTGGATCATGCAGTGAAATTATTTTGTTATCtcaatttttgaaaaatgttgataACATACAAAAAAATGATTCATGGTATTTGCTTTTCACGCATTTGgaaaaaatgtttgtgacatttttGAACAATGTTTGATGATGTAAAAATATGATTACacaacttgaataaactcacagtaTTATAAAAAATTCATgtatttcaaaaacatgtttgtctCATTGTAGAAAAATGACTATACAATGTAAAAAACGTTCACAtctttgaaaaaaaatgttttgtatGGTTCAAAAAACTGTTTGATACAATTAAAACATGTTCATGCTTTCTAGGAATACGTTCATGACAGAAATAAATTACacaataaaaaaatgttcacatattaaAAAAAACTGCTGCATACCATTGAAAAGAAACTAAATATGAATTACAATATGCTTAGAATCTATTTGAAAAAAACTTCAAATATGTatctgaaaaaaagttcatcatgtTTTGAGAAATGTTCAACTTTTATCAAGAAAATGTTAAGCGTATAATGAAAATATAAAATGTTTATTGAAATAATTTTATGTGtatttcaaaaaattaaaaaacaaAGAAGAACCCGATAGAAAACACATAGAAAGAAAACACCAAAAAGCTTCTAAAAGCGGACCGACCCGGTCCATAGTGGCTTCCCAAACCGGCTCTAAACAACTTCTATGCGTGACTGAGCTGCATGTATCGACTTTATAAGCTTAGTTTTCCAGGCCAACTTAAACTCACACAACCCATTTCACAGGGGAGCTCAGCACACGGTGCGCTAGTTAGCGAAGGCAGCGCTCACATGCCACCTTTCATGGCCGGACCATCTACACGAGCGGTCAGCTGCTCATCAAGAGGATACGCCCAATCGCTTCTTCATGGTTCGACTAAAAAAACATCTTCATGGTTGACCTACATGTTTGCCCTTTGATAGTTGACTTTAAAAAAGGTTCAACTTTTTGGAAAAGTTCGTGGATTTGCaaaatgttcacaaattgaaaAAGAAATCAGGAATTGAgaaaaaaaatcacgaatttgaaATAAGTTCAACAATTTTGGTCAAAAAATTTCAAGGACTCGAAATTTCTTATCAATTCTgcaaaaaaaattcatcaatttgGAAAATGGTAACGAATTTTAAAAAAGTTAATTGATTTTAAAAAAAGATCATCAATTTTGAAAGTAAGTTCATTGATTTTTAAAAATTTCATATATttaaaaaagagttcatcgatttttttAAATATGCGAAACTAAAAAGAGTTTGCATATTTCGCAAAAGAAAGAGAAAACaaaactgaaaaagaaaaagaaaaattccaAACAAAACCGTTCGAGAAAAGCaacaaggaaaaaggaaaaaaaggaaagaagaaaagaatgaaaaagAGGTAATTAACCACATCAAATGAGGGAGGCTGGTTGGTTCTTGCGGCAAATTCTAAACCAGGAAGTCGCTCATTCGAATCCCACCATGCTCACGGTTTTTGCAGGGTAAAaattagaagaagaaaaaagattCATGGGTCGGCCCTGCTCGCGGGAGGGGATGTGCGCCCGTTTGCAAAATGACCCATAACGGTCGCGTGAAGCGCCAAATTGGAAATGCCGGTTTTCTAGGGGTCTGGATCTTTGGAAGAAGTTGTATGATCGAACGCTAGTATCACAAGAGGGTCGAGAGTTCCTCAAAGAACTGCA is a window of Triticum dicoccoides isolate Atlit2015 ecotype Zavitan chromosome 2B, WEW_v2.0, whole genome shotgun sequence DNA encoding:
- the LOC119368484 gene encoding receptor-like serine/threonine-protein kinase SD1-8; this encodes MRATSQLHLLPQLLLITFFLLWAQTSAASGVRDRFEKGQNLTDGDTLVSPDGSFTLGFFSPGASTKSKRYLGIWFSVSNDTVCWVANRDQPLLDKSGTLVFDDLSSLVLVDGSRRTAWSPNFMAASAAVVQLLDSGNLVVHNDSSDAALWQSFDHPSDTLLPDMKLGKDLWTGAEWQLTAWSSADDPSPGAYRRTLETKGLPDIVLWQGDVKRYRTGPWNGLYFNGVPEVTAYADKYTLRATTSPWEITYGYTAKPGAPLTRVVVNHTGDVERLMWDAGIRAWKPLFKGPRDQCDTYARCGPFGLCDPEAASSGFCGCVVGFSRPAAAGTPSLSAQEVKDTAAGGCRRDAALDCAGGATTDGYAVVRRVKLPDTQNASVDMNVTLEGCRARCLADCSCRAYAAADIRGGGDGTGCVMWADAIVDLRLVDGGQDLFLRLSKSEFDDQKEFPTLLVVAPVASGVVVLLVVSLIWWRRKRRIIGAIPQNPAMAVPSVNLSIIKEVTENFSESNIIGQGGFSIIYKGLLPEGRMIAVKRLKQSALTTKGKKDFGREVEVMAGLRHGNLVRLLAYCNEGKERILIYEHMQNKSLNVYIFGIPKLRALLNWARRLELLHGIAHGVAYLHGGSGESVIHRDLKPGNILLDDEWKPKIADFGTAKLFVVDQAGPDQTIVVSPGYAAPEYARRGDMTLKCDVYSFGVVLLETLSGERNGGLQRLLSHAWELWEQNRTVELLDTAVVPLAKSEPELLSELKRCIQIGLLCVQETPCERPTMSTVVAMLTSTASQIDRPRRPVLDRIGAVQPSNSSLGLETDLLSPTTINLT